A single region of the Vigna radiata var. radiata cultivar VC1973A unplaced genomic scaffold, Vradiata_ver6 scaffold_521, whole genome shotgun sequence genome encodes:
- the LOC106780444 gene encoding uncharacterized protein LOC106780444 → MERVTSTVNTAPVGGAPTVKEEEAVEGLPFTRAIMDVHISEHFVPPQLSIYDGTTDPDDHIQAFSTRMAFQTGNRAIWCRAFSLSLEGEVLEWFNSLPSGSIQSFEGLKEMFGRQFAGSRAEDPTVFELSNLRQGKDETLKAFMDRYQKMVRRVKGLNVELALQYVMPALRPGPFKDSVSRKRPKTMEELRERAADEMRVEEMKQAYKKESQESKEKAEGKRTDGSSRMGGFKPREAPRGAKFQQYTPLNAPPARILQEALSVNLIPPLKKRPTPAGADGNKHCLYHQNMGHTTEECVTLRDKIEELIRAGHLKQYVKTAPAEPPRRRGPSPAPRRDQGRSPVDHSDGRTIGRITKTEGVGVGVAATIAIGQYEGESIRYLAGSRAGDRRPPLGSAT, encoded by the coding sequence ATGGAGAGAGTGACCAGCACTGTCAACACAGCGCCGGTAGGAGGGGCGCCGACGGTGAAGGAGGAGGAGGCAGTTGAAGGGTTACCGTTCACTCGGGCCATCATGGATGTCCATATTTCGGAGCACTTTGTGCCCCCTCAACTCAGTATATATGACGGTACAACCGATCCCGATGATCACATCCAGGCCTTCTCTACCCGGATGGCGTTCCAAACAGGCAACAGGGCAATTTGGTGTCGGGCCTTTTCCCTGTCGTTAGAAGGTGAGGTGCTCGAATGGTTTAACTCCTTACCTTCGGGATCCATCCAGAGCTTTGAAGGGTTGAAGGAGATGTTTGGTAGACAATTCGCTGGCAGTCGGGCCGAGGACCCCACGGTCTTCGAGCTCTCCAATCTTAGACAAGGGAAAGATGAGACGCTAAAAGCATTCATGGACCGCTATCAGAAGATGGTCCGAAGGGTTAAGGGGTTAAACGTTGAATTGGCCCTGCAATACGTGATGCCCGCCCTTCGCCCGGGCCCCTTTAAGGACAGTGTAAGCCGAAAGCGGCCGAAGACCATGGAGGAGTTGAGAGAGCGGGCGGCGGATGAAATGAGGGTTGAGGAGATGAAGCAGGCGTATAAGAAGGAAAGCCAGGAGTCGAAGGAAAAGGCCGAGGGGAAGAGAACCGACGGCTCCTCGCGGATGGGGGGTTTCAAGCCGAGGGAGGCCCCCCGAGGAGCCAAGTTTCAGCAATACACCCCGCTGAACGCCCCTCCCGCGCGTATCTTGCAGGAGGCACTGAGTGTCAACTTGATCCCCCCCCTGAAAAAGCGGCCCACACCGGCGGGTGCTGACGGTAACAAGCATTGCCTATACCACCAGAACATGGGACACACCACGGAGGAATGCGTGACCCTTCGTGATAAAATAGAGGAGTTGATCCGTGCGGGGCATTTGAAACAGTATGTCAAAACGGCGCCCGCCGAACCTCCAAGAAGACGGGGGCCAAGTCCCGCCCCCCGGAGAGATCAAGGCCGGAGTCCGGTCGACCACTCCGACGGTCGGACAATCGGTCGAATTACGAAAACCGAAGGCGTAGGAGTAGGAGTTGCAGCGACGATCGCGATCGGCCAATACGAGGGAGAATCAATACGATATCTGGCGGGTTCGCGGGCGGGGGACCGTCGACCTCCGCTCGGAAGCGCCACGTGA
- the LOC106780445 gene encoding uncharacterized protein LOC106780445: MNRPLPNAELQIYLGVSHEVISAALVQDASEPRLIYFVSRVLQPAETRYQLVEKVALALLHASRRLRPYFQSHQVVVKTDHPVSKILRKPDIAGRMVSWAVELSEFGLRFEPRGSIKEQHLADFALELPQAQSPEGWNLYVDGAAGRASAGAGVILEGPGGFLIEQSLVFKFKASNNQAEYKSLIAGLTLALDMGAQSLTCRTDSQLVVGQMIREFQVKDDQLLRYFHKASTIAKNFQPFTIKHIPREENARADMLSKLSTGKEKGQLTRVIRQVLTEPSVECIALGVAVDWRAEIMKMMVDQDQGVSLKPAEARRLARYVTIGGDLYRRGFSVPLLKCVSPDQAAYVLNELHNGICGLHTGARTLRVRALRAGYYWPTMENDAKAFTANIARLS; the protein is encoded by the exons ATGAACCGACCCCTCCCAAATGCTGAACTGCAAATCTACCTGGGGGTGTCTCATGAAGTTATCAGCGCAGCCCTAGTTCAGGATGCCAGTGAACCCCGCCTAATATACTTCGTCAGTAGAGTGCTTCAACCCGCCGAAACCCGGTATCAGCTGGTCGAGAAGGTCGCGCTAGCTCTTCTCCATGCTTCCAGGAGGCTCCGCCCATACTTCcagagccatcaggtggttgTCAAAACCGACCACCCCGTATCCAAAATCTTGAGGAAGCCCGATATCGCTGGGAGGATGGTAAGCTGGGCGGTGGAGTTGTCGGAATTCGGCTTGCGCTTTGAGCCGCGAGGATCTATCAAAGAACAACACCTAGCTGATTTTGCACTAGAATTGCCTCAGGCCCAATCTCCCGAAGGTTGGAACCTTTACGTAGATGGGGCAGCCGGGCGGGCAAGTGCCGGAGCCGGGGTGATATTAGAAGGGCCAGGTGGATTCCTCATCGAGCAGTCACTTGTGTTCAAGTTTAAAGCTTCCAATAACCAGGCCGAGTACAAATCCTTAATCGCCGGACTCACCCTGGCCTTAGATATGGGAGCCCAGTCCCTCACGTGCAGAACCGATTCCCAACTGGTTGTCGGACAGATGATAAGAGAGTTCCAAGTTAAAGATGACCAGCTGTTGAGGTACTTCCACAAAGCCAGCACAATAGCCAAGAATTTCCAACCCTTCACTATAAAGCATATACCGCGAGAGGAGAACGCTCGGGCGGACATGTTGTCGAAGCTTAGCACCGGCAAGGAGAAAGGGCAACTGACTAGGGTCATCCGACAGGTTCTGACGGAGCCATCCGTGGAGTGCATCGCATTGGGGGTAGCTGTCGATTGGCGTGCTGAAATTATGAAGATGATGGTGGACCAAGACCAGGGGGTCAGCCTGAAGCCGGCAGAAGCCAGAAGGCTGGCCCGGTATGTCACCATAGGCGGAGACCTTTACCGGAGGGGGTTCTCTGTCCCCTTGCTGAAATGCGTGAGTCCGGACCAAGCGGCGTATGTCTTGAACGAACTCCACAATGGAATCTGCGGGTTGCACACTGGAGCAAGGACGCTACGGGTGAGGGCCCTCAGAGCCGGATACTATTGGCCGACAATGGAAAACGACGCCAAAGCGTTCACGGCAAA TATAGCTCGTCTATCCTGA